A region from the Agarivorans sp. Alg241-V36 genome encodes:
- a CDS encoding PstS family phosphate ABC transporter substrate-binding protein: MTFKKLLSAVAISASLVSTTVLAAGLDATLPEYKKTTGVSGNLSSVGSDTLANMMTLWAEEFKREYPNVNVQIQAAGSSTAPPALTEGTSQFGPMSRQMKSKEIEAFEKRFGYKPTPVRVAIDALAVFVHKDNPIEGLSLAQVDAIFSSTLKCGENGVADRWSQVGLEGSWADKDIQLFGRNSVSGTYGYFKKKALCKGDFKNTVNEQPGSASVVQSVSSSLNAIGYSGIGYKTSGVKAVALAKKGNDYIEATLDNAATGKYPLSRFLYVYVNKHPNKPLAPMEREFLKMILSKTGQTIVAKDGYVPLPSKVVMADLEKLGISL; the protein is encoded by the coding sequence ATGACATTTAAAAAATTGCTTAGTGCAGTAGCTATTTCTGCCTCATTGGTATCAACTACCGTACTTGCAGCTGGCTTGGATGCCACACTTCCTGAATACAAGAAAACAACTGGTGTTTCAGGTAATCTTTCATCTGTAGGTTCTGATACTTTAGCCAACATGATGACTTTGTGGGCTGAAGAGTTTAAGCGTGAATACCCTAACGTAAACGTACAAATTCAAGCTGCTGGTTCTTCTACTGCTCCACCAGCACTAACTGAAGGTACTTCTCAGTTCGGCCCAATGAGCCGTCAAATGAAGAGCAAAGAAATTGAAGCTTTTGAAAAGCGCTTCGGTTACAAGCCAACTCCTGTTCGCGTAGCTATTGACGCATTGGCTGTATTTGTTCATAAAGACAACCCAATTGAAGGTTTAAGCCTAGCGCAAGTAGACGCTATCTTCTCTTCTACCCTTAAGTGTGGTGAGAACGGCGTAGCTGACCGCTGGAGCCAAGTTGGCCTAGAAGGTTCTTGGGCTGATAAAGACATTCAATTGTTCGGCCGTAACTCAGTATCTGGTACTTACGGTTACTTCAAGAAGAAAGCACTTTGTAAAGGTGACTTCAAGAACACTGTAAACGAACAGCCTGGTTCTGCTTCAGTTGTTCAATCAGTATCTTCTTCTTTGAACGCAATCGGTTACTCAGGTATCGGTTACAAAACTTCTGGTGTTAAAGCAGTTGCTCTAGCTAAGAAAGGTAACGACTACATAGAAGCTACTTTAGATAACGCTGCTACTGGTAAGTACCCACTATCTCGCTTCTTATACGTTTACGTTAACAAGCACCCTAACAAGCCATTAGCACCAATGGAGCGCGAGTTCCTAAAAATGATTCTGTCTAAAACAGGTCAAACAATTGTTGCTAAAGACGGTTACGTTCCACTACCTTCAAAAGTAGTTATGGCTGACCTAGAAAAATTAGGTATCTCTCTATAA
- a CDS encoding tetratricopeptide repeat protein: MKLVTLLLSLLMALHVHAAGSGRYETQQTSSPLSAAEDMLSEQNYLEASVWLSDYLQSKKGRRSADAWNLLGFSLRKQGHYPQALYAYQQALSIKPSHLGALEYSGELYLSLQELARAEQNLVRLEQYCGNCQEQQQLKMAISRYLAE; this comes from the coding sequence ATGAAACTTGTTACCTTGCTGCTTAGCCTGTTAATGGCCTTACATGTGCACGCTGCTGGAAGTGGCCGTTATGAAACTCAACAGACTAGTTCACCACTCAGCGCGGCTGAAGACATGCTTAGCGAGCAAAACTATCTTGAAGCCAGTGTATGGCTTAGTGATTATCTGCAAAGCAAAAAGGGTCGCCGCTCTGCCGATGCTTGGAATCTGCTGGGCTTTAGCTTGCGTAAGCAAGGTCACTACCCGCAGGCTTTATATGCCTACCAACAAGCCTTATCTATCAAACCTTCTCACCTTGGTGCCTTGGAGTATTCAGGGGAGTTGTATTTGAGTTTGCAAGAGCTAGCGCGCGCCGAGCAAAACCTAGTGCGATTGGAACAATATTGTGGAAATTGCCAAGAGCAACAACAGTTAAAAATGGCGATTTCTCGCTATCTTGCTGAATAA
- a CDS encoding Dyp-type peroxidase → MSLVQPLILKSQQHHASFLRFSLVDREALADCLSQIQRLYRADDTVIGFGQPLLAMNNTVVEGVKSAESIQGPKRTSPANQDDLWLRVSGSDPGEVMLRVQEWLDVLVPSFSMNEQVNGFCHREGRDLSGYVDGTENPEDNAEAVVAKTGDKGIAGSTMLAVQKWQHQLKHFNSLPSKHQDDIIGRRKSDNVEFPESPPSAHVRRTAQESFTPEAFMLRRSLPWAEQQDCGLNFVCFANSFYPFEAQLKRMLGCEDGIEDGLFEFSRPLSTAYYWCPPVEADGQGLDLSVLQA, encoded by the coding sequence ATGTCGTTAGTTCAACCTCTTATTCTTAAGTCCCAACAGCATCATGCTAGTTTTTTGCGCTTTAGTCTTGTTGACCGTGAGGCCTTAGCTGATTGTTTAAGCCAAATCCAAAGGCTTTACCGAGCAGACGATACGGTGATTGGCTTTGGCCAGCCATTGTTAGCCATGAATAACACGGTGGTAGAGGGTGTAAAGAGTGCTGAGAGCATTCAAGGCCCTAAGCGCACCAGCCCAGCCAATCAGGATGATTTATGGTTACGGGTGAGTGGCAGCGATCCGGGTGAAGTGATGTTACGTGTGCAAGAGTGGCTAGATGTATTAGTGCCAAGCTTTAGCATGAACGAGCAAGTGAATGGCTTTTGCCACCGAGAAGGGCGTGATCTTTCTGGTTATGTAGATGGTACAGAAAACCCAGAAGACAATGCCGAGGCCGTAGTCGCTAAAACTGGTGATAAGGGCATTGCTGGTTCAACTATGCTGGCAGTACAAAAATGGCAGCATCAGCTTAAGCATTTCAATAGCCTGCCTAGCAAACATCAAGATGACATTATTGGCCGTCGTAAAAGTGATAATGTTGAATTTCCTGAGTCGCCACCTTCGGCCCACGTTCGTCGCACAGCGCAGGAGAGCTTCACGCCAGAGGCCTTTATGCTTCGTCGCAGCCTGCCATGGGCTGAGCAGCAAGATTGCGGATTAAACTTTGTTTGTTTTGCCAATAGCTTTTATCCATTCGAAGCCCAGTTAAAGCGCATGCTGGGTTGTGAAGATGGCATTGAAGATGGTTTGTTTGAATTTAGCCGACCATTAAGCACTGCTTACTACTGGTGCCCACCAGTAGAGGCCGATGGACAAGGTTTGGATTTAAGTGTGCTGCAGGCTTAA
- a CDS encoding GNAT family N-acetyltransferase — protein sequence MATIYYLQQTQLEQLNAKPLPEQIRIEEIEANQAKLSRQFYTEVGKHWQWTDKLVWTEQQWLEYASPASLRTFAAYLNQEFVGYFELNKHPDNSVEIAYFGLAKAFHGQGIGGGLLSQCIQRAWQWNPSRVWVHTCDLDHPAALANYKARGMALYKTEHED from the coding sequence ATGGCAACCATATACTATCTGCAACAAACCCAGCTTGAACAACTCAATGCTAAACCGCTTCCTGAGCAAATAAGAATTGAAGAAATAGAAGCCAACCAGGCCAAGCTTAGTCGCCAGTTTTACACTGAAGTGGGTAAGCATTGGCAATGGACAGATAAGCTAGTATGGACCGAGCAACAATGGCTTGAATATGCCTCCCCCGCTTCGCTGCGCACTTTTGCCGCTTACCTTAACCAAGAATTTGTCGGTTACTTTGAGCTAAACAAACATCCCGATAATAGTGTTGAAATAGCCTACTTTGGTTTGGCAAAAGCTTTTCATGGTCAAGGGATTGGTGGCGGTTTGCTGAGCCAATGCATACAAAGGGCTTGGCAGTGGAATCCAAGCAGGGTGTGGGTACATACTTGTGATTTAGACCACCCTGCCGCGCTGGCTAACTATAAAGCGCGAGGCATGGCGCTATATAAAACTGAGCATGAAGATTAA
- a CDS encoding beta-galactosidase has product MTRLSATLLAQRDWENPSVTERNRLPSHVPMASFASVSAALNLQQAEHQLSLDGQWHFCLLKQPEQLSDGLITGSKGSWQGISVPGNWQLQGFDKAIYTNVIYPFEVNPPKVPSDNPTGVYRTSFTYNAAWQNKQVRLRFDGVNSAFHVVVNGNLVGYGQDSRLASEFDIGTFLQEGENQLCVIVYRWSDGSYLEDQDMWWLSGIFRDVSIYAKPLIHIADFSINTELDACFRDAHLQVEVQLAGASLAQLQGYQIELQLFDGEEAVLAAPVRQSTNNLSVDEKGGFADRVFLNAHVDEPKLWSDEQPNLYQAVVSLFNEKGELLEVERSAVGFRRVDISDGLLKLNGKPVLIRGVNRHEHDPELGHVMTEESMLQDIKLLKQNNFNAVRTAHYPNHPRWYELCDEYGLLLVDETNLETHGMFPMKRLSDDPQWMHAYMQRVTRMVARDKNHPSIIIWSLGNESGYGNNHDAMYGWLKQADPSRPIQYEGGGADTPATDILCPMYARVDWDTAGEGIPKRAITAHIAEPNEQRPLILCEYAHAMGNSLGSIDEYWRAFRLHPRLQGGFIWDWVDQGITQQADTGENFWAYGGDFGDKPNDRQFCINGVVFPDRSPHPSLHEIKYLQQYWQISPENLAKGEVLIRNEHLVNNSDNILGEWRVERDGELFSQGEFALSLEAGEQQVVCLPKAAMQDLATQTSGEFWLTIEIKLQQDTAWAGKGHSLAKQQFKLALGGLISRQPINKAELTCSQQDRRIQFKSASQELEFDCVSAQWLGWQVNGKQLFTAALADNFYRAPLDNDIGVSEASQMDPNSWIARWQSAGLHELKREAVDFNFSQLSNGCWQVECSSEYRHRQRTAFKVVHRYMISADKVSFDCEVSAAAYLPPLPRVGLSLSLDKQFNQVSWFGLGPHENYRDRLASATLGRFSETVDDLHTPYIFPSENGGRGEVRQLSVQHEQLKVELQCQPSLQMSASRFSQQQLSEATHNYQLKDSGSVFVHLDVAHQGVGGDDSWSPSVHPKHQVLDNYFSYHIDFSAQG; this is encoded by the coding sequence ATGACGCGATTAAGCGCCACACTACTAGCCCAAAGAGACTGGGAAAATCCATCTGTTACTGAACGTAATCGCTTACCCTCACACGTGCCAATGGCTTCTTTTGCCAGCGTAAGCGCGGCTTTGAATCTACAACAAGCAGAGCATCAGCTTAGCTTAGATGGGCAATGGCATTTTTGTTTACTTAAGCAGCCCGAGCAACTGAGTGACGGGCTAATTACTGGCAGCAAAGGAAGTTGGCAAGGCATTTCCGTACCGGGTAATTGGCAATTACAGGGCTTTGATAAAGCCATATACACCAATGTTATTTATCCCTTTGAAGTAAACCCGCCAAAGGTGCCTAGCGATAACCCAACTGGTGTTTATCGCACTAGCTTTACTTACAACGCTGCATGGCAAAATAAACAAGTGCGGCTTCGTTTTGATGGGGTTAACTCTGCCTTTCATGTTGTAGTAAATGGCAACCTAGTGGGGTATGGGCAAGATAGTCGCTTAGCCAGTGAATTCGATATCGGGACTTTTTTACAAGAAGGCGAAAACCAACTGTGTGTGATTGTTTATCGCTGGAGTGATGGCAGTTATCTAGAAGACCAAGATATGTGGTGGCTAAGTGGAATTTTCCGCGATGTAAGCATTTACGCCAAACCACTGATCCACATTGCAGACTTTTCAATAAATACTGAGCTTGATGCCTGTTTCCGCGATGCGCATCTGCAAGTTGAAGTGCAGCTAGCCGGCGCCAGTTTGGCGCAATTACAAGGTTACCAAATAGAGTTACAGTTGTTCGATGGTGAAGAGGCGGTATTAGCAGCGCCAGTTCGCCAATCTACTAACAACTTGTCGGTAGATGAAAAAGGCGGCTTTGCCGATCGCGTCTTCTTAAATGCACATGTTGATGAACCGAAGTTATGGAGTGACGAGCAGCCTAATCTGTATCAGGCAGTGGTGAGCTTATTTAATGAAAAAGGCGAGCTATTAGAAGTTGAGCGAAGCGCGGTAGGTTTTCGCCGAGTAGACATTAGCGATGGTTTATTAAAGCTCAATGGTAAACCGGTGTTAATTCGTGGGGTAAATCGCCACGAACATGACCCAGAGCTTGGTCATGTAATGACCGAAGAAAGCATGCTGCAAGACATTAAACTGCTTAAGCAAAACAATTTTAATGCTGTTCGCACTGCGCATTATCCTAATCATCCACGTTGGTATGAACTCTGTGATGAATACGGTTTGCTGTTGGTTGATGAAACCAATCTAGAAACCCATGGCATGTTTCCCATGAAGCGTTTGTCCGACGACCCGCAGTGGATGCATGCCTATATGCAGCGGGTGACTCGCATGGTAGCACGCGACAAAAACCATCCCTCGATCATCATATGGTCTTTGGGCAACGAGTCTGGATACGGTAATAATCACGATGCGATGTACGGCTGGTTGAAACAAGCAGACCCAAGTCGACCCATTCAATACGAAGGCGGCGGAGCAGATACACCCGCCACCGATATCCTTTGTCCAATGTATGCTCGAGTGGATTGGGATACGGCCGGCGAGGGCATACCCAAACGTGCTATAACTGCGCATATTGCCGAGCCTAATGAGCAGCGTCCGCTTATTCTATGTGAATACGCTCATGCCATGGGTAATAGCTTGGGGAGCATTGACGAATATTGGCGAGCGTTTCGTTTACATCCGCGCCTGCAAGGTGGTTTTATTTGGGATTGGGTTGACCAAGGCATTACCCAGCAAGCCGACACGGGAGAGAACTTCTGGGCTTATGGTGGAGATTTTGGCGATAAACCCAATGACCGGCAATTTTGTATTAATGGTGTAGTTTTCCCCGACCGCAGTCCTCACCCGAGTTTGCATGAAATTAAGTATCTGCAGCAGTATTGGCAAATAAGCCCAGAAAACCTCGCAAAAGGTGAGGTACTTATTCGCAATGAGCACCTGGTCAACAATAGTGACAATATACTAGGTGAGTGGAGAGTAGAGCGTGATGGTGAGCTGTTTAGCCAAGGTGAATTTGCCTTAAGCTTAGAGGCTGGTGAGCAGCAAGTAGTGTGTTTGCCTAAGGCTGCGATGCAAGACTTAGCCACTCAAACCAGTGGTGAATTTTGGCTGACTATTGAGATTAAGTTACAACAGGACACTGCCTGGGCAGGCAAGGGCCATAGTTTGGCTAAGCAGCAGTTCAAGCTAGCGCTGGGTGGCTTGATAAGTCGTCAGCCCATAAACAAAGCTGAGCTTACATGTAGCCAACAAGATCGCAGAATACAATTTAAAAGTGCCAGTCAAGAGTTGGAATTTGACTGTGTTAGTGCGCAGTGGCTAGGTTGGCAAGTGAATGGAAAACAGCTGTTTACTGCAGCACTGGCTGATAACTTTTACCGTGCGCCATTAGATAATGACATTGGAGTAAGTGAAGCCAGCCAAATGGATCCCAACTCGTGGATTGCCCGTTGGCAAAGCGCTGGTCTTCATGAGCTTAAGCGCGAAGCTGTGGATTTCAATTTCTCACAGCTAAGCAATGGCTGTTGGCAAGTAGAGTGCAGCAGCGAATATCGCCATAGGCAACGAACGGCGTTTAAAGTGGTACATCGCTACATGATTAGCGCTGACAAAGTCTCTTTTGATTGCGAAGTATCAGCCGCAGCTTACTTACCGCCGCTACCGCGGGTTGGCCTTAGCTTAAGCTTGGATAAGCAGTTTAACCAAGTGTCGTGGTTTGGTCTTGGTCCGCATGAGAACTATCGAGACCGCTTAGCCTCGGCCACACTTGGTCGCTTTAGTGAAACTGTCGACGATTTACATACTCCTTATATCTTCCCCAGTGAAAATGGCGGAAGGGGAGAGGTTCGGCAGTTATCCGTTCAACATGAACAACTAAAAGTAGAACTGCAGTGCCAGCCTAGTTTACAAATGAGCGCCAGCCGCTTTAGTCAGCAGCAACTTAGTGAGGCAACGCATAACTATCAGCTTAAAGACAGCGGCAGTGTGTTTGTACACTTAGATGTTGCCCATCAGGGTGTGGGCGGTGATGATTCGTGGAGCCCATCGGTGCATCCCAAACATCAAGTTTTAGATAACTACTTTAGCTACCACATCGATTTTTCTGCACAGGGATAA
- a CDS encoding alpha-galactosidase — protein MSLIHLFGRCSSLLLKQTNSLPEIIYWGAKLEGPIDEQLLTALSRPVPEASLDEDVPLSLCPEASEGWFSSPGLEGNRAGKDWCPSFSAKLSLQGHKCLTVEALDSRAELGLTVSLSLDEASDVLTMQSTVTNHGEHEYNLQRLALTLPMPAYCDELLSLHGRWTKEFQQHRQPLERGIISQENRRGRTSHQYFPGAVIGSKGFSHQTGEVFGFHLAWSGNHRIQSGVKTDGRRWLQAEELLLSGEVRLAKGQSYQTPQLMATYSHSGLNAMSANFHHYVRSHIINFPNPNKARPVHLNTWEGIYFEHDPAYIKKMASLAADIGVERFIIDDGWFIGREHDKAGLGDWFLDNKKYPKGLEEVIDLVQDLGMEFGLWFEPEMVNPDSNLYREHPEWVLGQEGYQQKTGRYQYVLDLQNPQVFAYLLERVDSLLSQYNIAYIKWDMNRELVQASHLGEAAVHGQTLAFYALVDELAKRHPQLEIESCSSGGGRIDYEVLKRSHRFWLSDSNDALERQIMQPAMLYFFPPEVMGSHIGPAHSHTTYRQHSIGFRGLTALLGHMGVELDPVAVDANEREQFAHYIALHKSLRPLLHKGVFQQLLASDSSWQAYGVLDKQQGEGVYWAVQLRMPAYTLPGRLKLIDLEPQARYLVEVLDQPDFKHIMKKCPDWLEQSAVFTGEQLMKLGLQLPIMDPETAMLIKVSRQA, from the coding sequence ATGAGCTTGATTCATTTATTCGGGCGCTGCAGCAGCCTGTTGTTAAAGCAAACCAACAGTTTGCCAGAAATCATCTATTGGGGTGCTAAGCTCGAAGGCCCCATTGATGAGCAATTATTAACGGCGCTTAGCCGCCCAGTGCCTGAAGCAAGCCTAGATGAAGATGTGCCGCTTAGCTTATGCCCAGAAGCTAGCGAAGGTTGGTTTTCTAGCCCAGGACTAGAGGGGAATAGAGCAGGTAAAGATTGGTGTCCAAGCTTTAGCGCGAAACTTAGCCTGCAAGGACACAAATGCTTAACTGTAGAAGCGCTGGATAGCCGAGCTGAGCTCGGGCTGACTGTGAGTTTGAGCCTAGATGAGGCCAGCGATGTACTTACTATGCAAAGCACGGTGACCAACCATGGTGAGCATGAATACAACTTACAACGCTTGGCGCTTACTTTGCCGATGCCAGCGTATTGTGACGAACTCTTGTCATTACATGGTCGCTGGACTAAAGAGTTTCAGCAGCATCGCCAGCCGCTAGAGAGGGGCATTATCAGCCAAGAGAATCGGCGCGGGCGCACCTCTCATCAATACTTTCCCGGAGCAGTTATTGGCAGCAAAGGTTTCTCACATCAAACGGGAGAGGTCTTTGGCTTTCACTTAGCCTGGAGCGGCAATCATCGTATTCAAAGCGGCGTAAAAACCGATGGGCGACGTTGGCTACAAGCCGAGGAACTGCTGCTTAGCGGCGAAGTGCGTTTGGCAAAAGGTCAGAGTTACCAAACGCCGCAGTTGATGGCGACCTATAGCCATTCTGGCTTAAATGCGATGAGTGCTAACTTTCATCACTATGTGCGTAGTCACATCATCAATTTTCCAAACCCCAATAAAGCAAGGCCAGTGCACCTTAATACTTGGGAAGGGATCTACTTTGAACACGACCCAGCCTACATTAAGAAAATGGCCAGCTTGGCCGCAGATATCGGCGTAGAGCGTTTCATTATTGATGATGGCTGGTTTATTGGCCGAGAGCACGACAAAGCAGGTTTAGGGGATTGGTTTTTAGATAACAAAAAATACCCTAAAGGCTTGGAAGAGGTGATAGATCTCGTACAAGACTTAGGCATGGAATTTGGTTTATGGTTTGAGCCTGAAATGGTAAACCCTGACTCTAATTTATACCGAGAACACCCAGAATGGGTATTAGGGCAAGAAGGCTATCAGCAAAAAACTGGCCGCTACCAATATGTGCTGGATTTGCAAAACCCGCAGGTGTTTGCTTATTTGCTAGAGCGCGTTGATAGCTTGTTAAGCCAGTACAACATTGCTTATATAAAATGGGATATGAACCGCGAGCTGGTACAAGCCAGCCATTTAGGTGAAGCCGCGGTGCATGGTCAAACTTTGGCATTTTATGCGCTGGTGGATGAACTGGCTAAACGCCACCCTCAGCTGGAAATAGAAAGCTGCTCCTCTGGTGGCGGGCGAATCGATTACGAAGTGCTTAAGCGCAGTCATCGCTTCTGGCTTTCAGACAGTAACGACGCTTTAGAGCGGCAAATTATGCAGCCTGCGATGTTGTATTTCTTCCCACCAGAAGTCATGGGTTCGCATATTGGCCCTGCACACAGCCATACTACCTATCGCCAACACAGCATCGGTTTTAGAGGCTTAACCGCTTTACTCGGCCATATGGGGGTAGAGTTAGACCCAGTGGCAGTAGACGCTAATGAGCGGGAACAATTCGCCCATTATATTGCTTTGCATAAATCACTGCGTCCGCTGTTGCATAAAGGTGTTTTTCAGCAGTTGTTGGCCAGTGACAGTAGTTGGCAAGCCTACGGTGTATTAGATAAACAGCAGGGGGAGGGCGTTTACTGGGCGGTGCAATTGCGCATGCCAGCTTACACCTTACCTGGCCGTTTAAAGCTCATTGATCTAGAGCCTCAGGCAAGATATCTAGTAGAAGTATTAGACCAACCAGACTTTAAACATATTATGAAAAAGTGTCCTGATTGGCTTGAGCAAAGCGCTGTATTTACCGGCGAACAGCTTATGAAGCTGGGTTTACAGCTGCCGATTATGGATCCCGAAACCGCCATGCTGATTAAAGTAAGCCGCCAAGCTTAA
- a CDS encoding glycoside hydrolase family 11 protein has product MKTPMLALTLTLSSLLLTAPSTVSAASIGKTICDPAADSGNGYGSGYYGGHFYSWFELSQNNIKTCDVKIGFYNDAGRHYRAEWNMAKSWGEDAIGGLGWNTGARYRKIGYNVGELTSNSNIQKALVALYGWSCSGSTSQEYYVVDTWKGPGKFVPWDENAGAPAQSKGTVYANNATYDVYLVDRNGAQYCGSGDNRSFKQFWSVRRSPTAKGQNHNIDFGPHVNRWDNSDLGFKANGIGNGYQILAIEVFGDANINHKGAVDLSLWPR; this is encoded by the coding sequence ATGAAAACTCCAATGTTAGCGCTAACATTAACTCTTAGCTCTTTACTATTAACCGCTCCAAGCACAGTAAGTGCAGCGAGCATTGGCAAAACCATCTGTGATCCAGCGGCAGATTCGGGCAACGGTTATGGCTCTGGTTACTACGGTGGTCACTTTTACTCCTGGTTTGAGTTAAGCCAAAACAACATTAAAACCTGTGATGTGAAAATTGGTTTTTATAACGATGCAGGTCGCCACTATCGCGCAGAATGGAATATGGCAAAATCTTGGGGTGAAGATGCCATTGGCGGTCTAGGTTGGAATACCGGTGCTAGATATCGCAAGATTGGTTACAACGTTGGCGAGCTCACCAGCAACTCTAATATTCAAAAAGCCTTAGTGGCGCTATACGGTTGGTCTTGTAGCGGCAGCACATCGCAAGAGTACTACGTAGTCGATACCTGGAAAGGCCCAGGTAAATTTGTTCCTTGGGACGAAAACGCCGGCGCACCAGCACAAAGCAAGGGCACCGTTTACGCTAATAACGCCACTTACGATGTATACCTAGTAGACCGTAATGGTGCGCAATATTGTGGTAGCGGTGATAACCGAAGCTTCAAGCAGTTTTGGAGCGTTCGCCGTTCGCCAACAGCTAAAGGCCAAAATCACAACATAGATTTTGGCCCCCACGTAAATCGCTGGGATAACTCAGATTTAGGTTTTAAAGCAAATGGTATAGGCAATGGTTACCAGATCTTAGCTATCGAGGTATTTGGCGATGCTAATATCAATCATAAGGGTGCTGTAGACCTTTCACTGTGGCCTAGATAA
- a CDS encoding helix-turn-helix transcriptional regulator, with amino-acid sequence MTIVINLDVMLAKRKMRLNDLSDAVGISIQNLSILKTGRAKAIRFSTLSAICQVLECQPGDLLEYQPEQDAG; translated from the coding sequence ATGACGATAGTAATTAATCTAGACGTAATGCTAGCCAAAAGAAAAATGCGTTTGAACGATCTGTCAGACGCTGTTGGCATATCAATTCAAAACTTATCGATTTTGAAAACAGGCCGTGCCAAGGCCATTAGGTTTTCAACGCTAAGTGCAATTTGTCAGGTTTTAGAATGCCAACCTGGCGATTTACTTGAGTATCAGCCGGAGCAAGATGCCGGCTAA
- a CDS encoding DUF2975 domain-containing protein: MQSLEAISIVGKRMRLILWGLVALILICLVGFPSELGLDIEPMKHSPWVFSFHTVMEMLFGYPELIFEDGQLIDKDMHFAHPEPLSLTMRLVAVAIFFATSLIMASLIWQIDRLFLAYSKGKVFTQETTRSFQYIGWALVALFTVNSVASYLIEQLMFPMKMPNGLPFPPPPPEDLFGFMPPPPPEDLFGFIPPPHEWVSLEYIQLDFPLLLAGLFMIMVAHVMKLGMQIQADVDATI; the protein is encoded by the coding sequence ATGCAGTCACTGGAAGCAATTAGCATCGTTGGCAAAAGAATGCGGCTAATTCTGTGGGGCTTAGTTGCCTTAATTTTAATTTGCTTGGTGGGCTTCCCTAGTGAACTGGGCTTAGATATTGAACCGATGAAACATAGCCCTTGGGTATTTAGTTTTCACACGGTAATGGAAATGCTGTTTGGTTATCCCGAGCTTATCTTTGAGGATGGCCAACTCATCGACAAGGACATGCACTTTGCACACCCTGAGCCACTATCACTGACTATGCGCCTTGTTGCAGTGGCTATATTCTTCGCCACTAGCCTTATTATGGCTTCTTTGATTTGGCAAATTGACCGTTTATTCTTAGCCTACAGTAAAGGCAAAGTGTTCACTCAAGAAACCACTCGCAGTTTTCAATATATAGGCTGGGCATTAGTCGCCCTATTCACCGTAAACAGCGTAGCGAGCTACCTTATTGAGCAGCTTATGTTTCCTATGAAAATGCCAAATGGCTTGCCCTTCCCACCGCCGCCTCCTGAAGATTTATTTGGTTTTATGCCACCGCCACCTCCAGAAGATCTATTTGGCTTCATACCACCACCTCATGAATGGGTAAGCTTGGAATACATACAGTTAGACTTTCCCCTACTCTTAGCTGGCTTATTTATGATTATGGTCGCCCACGTGATGAAGTTGGGTATGCAAATTCAAGCCGATGTTGACGCAACCATTTAG
- a CDS encoding HD domain-containing protein, with translation MIKQLEIHCREFLLGLQTSDAAHNIDHIERVVKLAKYLGKQEGGQIEVVVPAAWLHDCVSLPKNHPQRSLVSSLAADKAIDFLGSIAYPAEYLDEIHHAIEAHSYSADIKPSSLEAKIVQDADRIDALGAIGISRCIQVGTSLQRPLYHRDDPMCESREPDDKQFTIDHFYSKLLLIEDTVHTKAAKREAQKRSNFMLSFLGQLSNEIGGK, from the coding sequence ATGATTAAGCAATTAGAGATCCATTGCAGAGAGTTTTTACTGGGCCTGCAAACCAGTGATGCTGCCCACAACATCGACCATATTGAGCGGGTAGTAAAATTGGCCAAATATCTGGGTAAACAGGAAGGCGGCCAGATTGAGGTAGTGGTTCCAGCTGCATGGTTGCACGATTGTGTTTCACTGCCAAAGAATCACCCGCAGCGCAGTTTGGTCTCTAGCTTAGCGGCAGATAAAGCCATTGATTTTCTTGGTTCAATTGCTTATCCAGCTGAGTATTTAGATGAAATTCATCACGCGATTGAAGCCCATAGTTACAGCGCAGATATTAAGCCAAGCAGTCTTGAAGCGAAGATCGTTCAAGATGCGGATAGAATTGATGCCTTAGGCGCGATAGGTATTAGTCGCTGTATTCAAGTGGGTACTAGCTTGCAGCGCCCACTTTATCATCGTGATGACCCAATGTGTGAATCAAGAGAACCTGATGATAAGCAATTCACCATCGATCACTTTTATTCAAAGTTATTGCTAATCGAAGATACAGTGCACACTAAAGCTGCAAAACGAGAAGCACAAAAACGTAGCAATTTCATGCTGAGTTTTTTGGGGCAGTTAAGCAATGAAATTGGCGGGAAATAG